The DNA region AAAATCAATACGCCCTTGATAGTAAACGATACCATCTTTAATATAAGCTGCATCTCCTGAATGGTAAGAAGGGATCCCGTCCATATCAAAGAAAGCTTCTGCTGTTTTTTCAGGGTTATTTAAATACCCTGGAGAGATAGTTGGTCCATCAATAATTAGTTCCCCAACTTGACCATCTGGTAACTTGTTGCCTTCATCATCAACGATGTACATTCCTGTACCTGTTTTGATTTCACCAATCGGTAGACGCTCACTCTTAGCTAACAATTCAGGTGTAATGACCATTTTTGTAACAATAATTGTCGCTTCAGTTGGTCCATAAGCATTTATAGTTTCTGCATTTGGAAAACGATTGACTAGCGTCTCTGCTAGAGAATGCTTTAATTCTTCACCTGCTAAAATAAATGATTTTAAATTTGGGTAATTATCGCCATTAAAATTTGGATCAAGCAAACAAATTTCTACAAACGATGGCGTCGAAATCCAAATGTTCAAATCCATTTTTTTCAGCGCAATAAATAAATCATTAAAATTACCAATTAATTCTTTGGAAACGGGATTCAACACCCCACCATTTAATAAGCATGGATAAGTGATCATGACTGACACATCAAACGAATACGATGTTTGAGCTAAAAATTTATCGCCCTCTTCAAACCCAAAATTATTCATTAACCAGTCCAAATGATCTGTTAAATTATTAAAAGTAATTTGTACACCTTTAGGAACACCCGTGGTACCAGATGTGAAAATAATATACATTACATCATCACCTGAAATAACATTTTTTAATTCAATCGATTTATCATCTCTTAAAATAGACTCTGCCTGAACTCTATTAATAAATTTAGTAGTCGTATCAATTGACAATTCATCCCAAGCAATAATACAACTCGGTTTTGCAACAGATATAATCATCTCCACACGATCCAATGGTGTTTGACTATCAACAGGAATATATGGATGTCCAGCTTTCATCGCAGCTAAAAACGAAACAACCATTTCATAGTAAATACCTCCGAAAATTAATATAGGTTCGTTTTTTTCTAACGAATTTATGAAGTGATTTGCTAATGTATCGGAATCTCTTTTTAATTGTTTATACGAATAACTACTTTCTCCATCTTTGAAACACACTCTTTCAGGGTCTTTCTTTGCCCACTCATCTATTTGGTTTATTATAAAATTTCTAGACATATTCTCTCTCCTAACTAAAATTCATTATAAATAAAATCTCCACCACTAACCTGTAGATATTTATATAAATAAATTAATACAATAAAAATAATAGCATATAAAATTGTTTGACCTATAAAAAATAACCAATAATTTCTATTATTTTCAAACGCTTTTTCTCTTAGTTTTTCAAACATAATATCCTCCTGAAATATCAGCGATTTTTTCAATATTCTTAAACATTATACCATAAAACTACCTTTTGAAAATTAAATTTTTCATAATTATGTACAAAAAACCTCGCCATGACGAGGTTTAATCATATTTCTTTTCTAATTTTTTCAAACTTCTTATCGGCATCTACACAACCAGTCCAAATAACAGCTTCCCTTTTTTCTAACGATTTTTTTACATCTAAAATCCGCTGATTACTGCTGCCCCGAAATTGTAAATTCAAATCAAGTAGTTTTAATTCAAAACGACCATCTACTAAAATATCTATTTTAGAAAGTAACTCAAGTTTATCGTCACTCTCTTTCAATAATTCTTCAAACGTGTATCCCGACCAAGACCAAATATCTTTTGTTTCACCATATTCAGCACGAATCCGATCAACTAAAGATAAACAAACTTCTGTATTTAAAAATGGTTCTCCACCAAGTAATGTCATCCCTTGGACATAGTCTTGACCTAAATCATCTATAATCCGATCTTCCAATTCTCGTGTATATGGTTGACCGTAGGAAAAATTTTGAATTGCTTTGTTATAACAGCCTTCACAGGCAAATAAACAGCCGCTAACATACAAACTACAACGCACACCTTCTCCATCTACAAAGTTAAAGGGCTTATAGTCTGCATAAAAATGTTTTGAATAGTCTGTAGAAGACCATTCTTTCGGTTTAGGATTTCTCATTTCTGCACCCCCTATGCAATAAAAGGTGAGCCTAGGCTCACCTTTTAATCTCTTAAATGTTTCACTCTTGAGGCAATTTCTTGATGACGACCATGGACCATTGGACGAGCTTGTGGGTTACCTAAATACCCACACGTTCTCTTCACCACATCACAGGTTTTTGGATCGTTATTCCCACAACTTGGACATTCAAATCCGCGTTCTGTCGGATTGAAGTCTCCCTCGAATCCGCACTTGTAGCAATGATCAATCGGGGCATTCGTTCCTAAATAACCGATTTTATCATACGAATAATCCCACACTGCTTCTAACGCTTTCGGGTTTTGTTGCAAGACTGGATATTCACAATAGTGAATAAACCCACCTGAACAAAATTCCGGATAATCTTTTTCAAAATCTAACTTCTCAAATGGTGTTGGTTTCTTGCGCACATCATAATGGAAGCTGTTAGTATAATAATCTTTATCGGTAATATCTTGAATCGAACCAAATTTTTCTTTATCTAAACGACAGAACCGATCTGTTAAACTCTCACTTGGTGTTGAGTAGACACTAAAATGGTAGCCATACTGATCACTCCACGCATCAACTGCAGATTTCAACTCATTCATAATCGCTAGTGTAAACATCTTAGCTTCTGGTTTAGATTCCCAGTTTCCGCCGTAAAAGGCAGTCGCCACTTCATATAAACCAATATACCCTAATGAAACAGTCGCACGTTTATTCTTAAATAAATCGTCTACGTTGCCACCTTTAGCTAATCGTTCACCAAATGCACCATACATATAAAGAATCGGAGCATTTTCCGGCGCAGCCTCTTTACATCGTTCGACGCGGTAGACCAAGGCATCTTTAGCAATTTGCATGCGTTCAGCTAAACCATACCAGAATTTTTCAATACTGCCGTTTGCTTCTAAAGCAATACGTGGCAAGTTCATTGTCACCACACCTAAGTTCATACGTCCCGAGTTGACTTCAACTCCATTTTCATCCTGCCATCCTTGTAAGAACGAACGGCAGCCCATTGGCGCTTTGAAACTACCCGTTAATTCAACAATTTTATCATAGTTTAAAACATCTGGATACATGCGTTTTGTTGAACATTCTAACGCCAATTGTTTCACGTCGTAGTTTGGATCTTCCGGCTGTGAATTTAAGCCTTTTTTGATTGAGAAAATCAATTTGGGGAAAATGGCTGTACGATGTTCTTGCCCTAATCCTTCGATTCTAATTTGTAAAATAGCTTTTTGAATTTCTCGTTCAAACCAGCTTTCACCTAACCCAAAACCAAATGACGTAAACGGTGTTTGCCCATTTGATGTAAATAGCGTGTTGATTTCATACTCTAAACTTTGCATTGAGTCATAAATATCTTTTTGTGTTTTTTCTTTCGCATAATCATCATGCTTGGATTCATCATCAATCCATTTTTTAGCATCACGCAGATGCTTGCGATAATTTTCTTCGGCATAAGGCGCTAATAATTCATCAATTCTATCTGCTGAACACCCACCATATTGACTTGAAGCCACGTTAGCAATAATTTGCGAAATTTGTGCCGCAGCTGTTTGAATCGATTTAGGTGATTCAACTTCTGCATTTCCAATTTTGAAACCATCGCGTAGCATGCTTTCAAAGTCAATCAAACAACAGTTAGTCATTGGTGTATATGGGTGATAATCTAAATCATGGTAATGAATATCCCCTTTTTGATGAGCGTTTGATACATGTTCCGGCAACATTTTTAATCCAATTGATTTACCCACAATACCTGCGGTTAAATCTCGTTGCGTGTTGAAAACATCACTATCTTTATTAGCATTTTCATTTACTACTGTTTGATCTTTAGCTAATAATTTTCCAATTGTGTAATTAATATCTGTCGCTTGCGTCCGTTCAAAGTCACGATTTGTACGATAATTAATATACGCTTGTGCTAATTCTAGTTCATGTTCTTGTAGTAGAATGTGTTCCACGACGTTTTGAATTTCATAGATTTTAACGTCTTGGTGAAAACGAGACGTTAATTCTTCAGAAATTAATTCTACTAGATGTGAAATACGTTCCTCATCTGCTACTTCTTTTTGATCTGCTTTGATTAAAGCATTATGAATTTTTGACATATCAAAATCGACAGCACGTCCATCACGTTTGATGACGCGGATGCGGTTTAATTGGGTTGGAAAAGCTACTATTTTATCCTTTGACATCCTTGTTCACTCCTTCATTTGCTTTCTCTATTATTCTAACCTAGAACAACGAAGTTAACAACTAGATAATGTGTTATATGTGTACTTTTTAATTAATACACACCATATATAGTTTGTTCCGTGGGAGAATCCTGTTGTAAGAACCTATTACACAACAAAAAAACACCTTTCTTAAGAGGCGTTTTTATTCCTTTATAATAAAGTCACACTACTCTTACTATCATGCCATAGTTCTTCTGGAGTATAATGATCATTTTCGTTAATCGTGACTGTCCCATCAGGTTTGATATCAATCTCACAACCTATCCACATGGTGGTTGGATTAACCAATAAGTTTTTACGTTTGCCTTTTCCTTTACTAACAGAAAAAGCATCTTTCATATTAGAAATATAATGCGTTTGAAGATATTTTATTTCACCATTATCAAATTCTATTTTTAAGATATTTGCAGCATTTTCAACCTTTAACGCTTTAGGCACTTTTTTATCCACCAACACTCACCCTTTCTAAAAATATGACCTTACTACTGTTTATTATACGCTCTTTAGTATCTTTAACAACAAAAAAAGATGCTACTCAAATGAGTAGCATCTTTAAATTTAATTATTTAGCAAGAGCTTTTTTAGCTTCTTCTGCAAGAGAAGTGAATGCAGCCGCATCGTTAACTGCTAAGTCAGCTAACATTTTACGGTTGATATCGATTTCAGCTAATTTTAAGCCGTGCATCATTTTGCTGTAGCTTAAGCCATTCATACGAGCAGCAGCGTTGATACGCGCGATCCATAATTTACGGAAATCACGTTTTTTCTGACGACGATCTCTGTAAGCATAGCTGTAAGATTTCATCACTTGTTCTTTCGCTGTTCTGAATAATGTATGTTTTGATCCGTAGTAACCTTTCGCTAACTTAAGCGTCTTTTTACGACGTTGACGGGTAGTACTTCCACCTTTGACACGTGCCATATGGTTATTCCTCCTTGAATTATCTCTAATAATTAGTTATTTGTTTGATATTGCTAGTTAAAACTATTTTTTCAAAGCGTATAATTGTTGACGGATACGTTTGTAATCGCCTTTTGAAACCATTGACGCTTTACGTAATTGACGACGTTGTTTTTTAGTTTTCCCGTGGAAACGGTGACTAGTGAAGGCACGGAATCTTTTTAGTCCGCCACCACCTGTACGTTTTACACGTTTAGCTAAACCGCGGTGTGTTTTTTGTTTTGGCATCTTTATTTCCTCCTCAAAATCTTTTTACTTTTCTGTTTTTGGTGCTAGCATTAGAAACATGCTTCTGCCGTCCATTTTTGGTTTTTGCTCAATGTCGGCTAGATCTTTAATTTCATCTGCAAAGCGCATCAAGACATCCTGACCAATTTGCTTATGAGTAATAGCACGTCCTCTGAAACGGATAGAAGCTTTCACTTTATCGCCTTTTTCTAAGAACTTACGTGCTTGACGTAATTTAGTATTAAAATCATTAGAGTCAATCGTTGGACTTAATCTAACTTCCTTAACATTGATTACTTTTTGATTTTTACGTGCTTCACGTTGTTTCTTCTGTTGTTCAAAACGATATTTACCATGGTCCATAATACGTGCAACCGGTGGTTTCGCATTTGGTGATACAACAACTAAGTCTAAGTTAGCATCTTCCGCCATTTGTAAGGCTTCAGCTTTAGTTTTAACACCAATTTGTTCGCCAGAATCTGAAATCAAGCGTAATTCACGTGCACGAATGCCGTCGTTTACCATCATATCTTTTGCTATGGTCATTCACCTCTCTTTTAATTACTTGGAGTATTAAACAAAAAAAGAAGCCCTCTTTATGAAGACTCCCGCAATCCTTTTATTCCTTTGGCAAACCAAAGTTCAAAAAAATATCTAGCCCAGAGATTACTATCTACTAAGGCGAGAAGCGGGTGCTTCTGCTTAATTCTCAACTTCATAAGTATAGCAAGTTCCAAAGGGTTCGTCAATACTATAAATCAAAAAAAGAACCAGCTTTACTGATTCTTTTTATTTAACATTCTCTCAACAACGCGTTTAGTTGCATAACCATCTTCAAGACTTGTAAATTGATCCCCAAACCCTTTTGAAACTTTTTGTTCATCTGAGTTCTTGATAGCTTTGATCAATTCGTCCTCTGTTTGCACAATCGGACCTGGTGCATCTTTTTCAAAATCAAAATAAAATCCTCGCAAATCATTTTTGTATTCTTCCAAATCGTAACAATAAAAAATCATTGGACGTTTTAGAATAGCATAATCGAAGAACACACTTGAATAATCTGTAATCAATAGATCGCTGATTAAGTATAATTCACTAATCTCATTATATGAAGAAACATTTTTTATAAACGAGTTATCTTCACTAATATCATTTGTCGTTAAAACTAAATAATGAAGACGGAAGATAATATAATAATCATCACCTATTTCCTCTTGCATTCGCTGTAAATCTAGCTCTAGCTCATAATGTTTATAATCTCGCCATGTTGGTGCATATAAAATAATTTTTTTGTCTAATGGAAGTCCTAATTTTTGTTTAATCTCATCAATGTGTTCTTGATTGTTAGATGTTGTTAAATAATCATTACGTGGATACCCAGTTTCTAACATTGCATTGTTAAAATTGAAACAACGCTTGAAAATTTCTGTTGAATATTTATTTGGTGAAATCATATAATCCCAGCGGTCTGATTCTAACGAGAAGGCCTCTTTATACGGAATCGGCCTGTTCCATCTATCAGGTATGTTTTCATCATCCATATCAATTGCTAGTTTTTTTAAAGGGGTACCATGCCATGTTTGTAAATAAATCGTATCTGATGGCTTCGTAACCCAAAGAGGAACACGGCTATTTGTAACCCAGTATTTTGATTTCGCAATAATGTATAACCCTTTTATTGAAATTTTCGGTACAGTATTTAGCCCCAAATCATCAAATTTTGAAAAAAAACGACTGTCCATCCCCCAATAACACTTATACTCTGGATACTCTTTATTTATATACTCATAAATAGCTCTTGGATTATCACTATATTGACGACCTAAAAAACTTTCAAAATAAATCATGTTGTCATCACGATTTAAACATTTTGAAAATAGCCAGGATAGAAATTGCACTATTTTTCTTTTAAATTTTATTGAATATTTACGATATTTATTTTTAATTGCACTCATTACTTCGCCTCCTAAATCACTCCTAACAATAATATCACTTAGCACTTGATTTCTCAATTCTAAAAAAAGCCCCTATCATTGATAGGGGCTTTAATACCTATTTACTTTCTTCTGGTTTTGCTTCAACTTTTGGTTCTGGTTTCGGCATTAACTCTTTGCGAGATGCGTTAACACGACCTTGTTTATCGATTTCAGTGATCTTAACTTTAATCACGTCACCTTCTTTAACAACATCTTCAGTGTTAGCAACACGTTCATGGGCTAATTGAGAAATGTGAACTAAAGCATCTTTCCCTTTGAACAAGTTAAC from Vagococcus coleopterorum includes:
- the nrdD gene encoding anaerobic ribonucleoside-triphosphate reductase — protein: MSKDKIVAFPTQLNRIRVIKRDGRAVDFDMSKIHNALIKADQKEVADEERISHLVELISEELTSRFHQDVKIYEIQNVVEHILLQEHELELAQAYINYRTNRDFERTQATDINYTIGKLLAKDQTVVNENANKDSDVFNTQRDLTAGIVGKSIGLKMLPEHVSNAHQKGDIHYHDLDYHPYTPMTNCCLIDFESMLRDGFKIGNAEVESPKSIQTAAAQISQIIANVASSQYGGCSADRIDELLAPYAEENYRKHLRDAKKWIDDESKHDDYAKEKTQKDIYDSMQSLEYEINTLFTSNGQTPFTSFGFGLGESWFEREIQKAILQIRIEGLGQEHRTAIFPKLIFSIKKGLNSQPEDPNYDVKQLALECSTKRMYPDVLNYDKIVELTGSFKAPMGCRSFLQGWQDENGVEVNSGRMNLGVVTMNLPRIALEANGSIEKFWYGLAERMQIAKDALVYRVERCKEAAPENAPILYMYGAFGERLAKGGNVDDLFKNKRATVSLGYIGLYEVATAFYGGNWESKPEAKMFTLAIMNELKSAVDAWSDQYGYHFSVYSTPSESLTDRFCRLDKEKFGSIQDITDKDYYTNSFHYDVRKKPTPFEKLDFEKDYPEFCSGGFIHYCEYPVLQQNPKALEAVWDYSYDKIGYLGTNAPIDHCYKCGFEGDFNPTERGFECPSCGNNDPKTCDVVKRTCGYLGNPQARPMVHGRHQEIASRVKHLRD
- the nrdG gene encoding anaerobic ribonucleoside-triphosphate reductase activating protein, translating into MRNPKPKEWSSTDYSKHFYADYKPFNFVDGEGVRCSLYVSGCLFACEGCYNKAIQNFSYGQPYTRELEDRIIDDLGQDYVQGMTLLGGEPFLNTEVCLSLVDRIRAEYGETKDIWSWSGYTFEELLKESDDKLELLSKIDILVDGRFELKLLDLNLQFRGSSNQRILDVKKSLEKREAVIWTGCVDADKKFEKIRKEI
- a CDS encoding CDP-glycerol glycerophosphotransferase family protein, which codes for MSAIKNKYRKYSIKFKRKIVQFLSWLFSKCLNRDDNMIYFESFLGRQYSDNPRAIYEYINKEYPEYKCYWGMDSRFFSKFDDLGLNTVPKISIKGLYIIAKSKYWVTNSRVPLWVTKPSDTIYLQTWHGTPLKKLAIDMDDENIPDRWNRPIPYKEAFSLESDRWDYMISPNKYSTEIFKRCFNFNNAMLETGYPRNDYLTTSNNQEHIDEIKQKLGLPLDKKIILYAPTWRDYKHYELELDLQRMQEEIGDDYYIIFRLHYLVLTTNDISEDNSFIKNVSSYNEISELYLISDLLITDYSSVFFDYAILKRPMIFYCYDLEEYKNDLRGFYFDFEKDAPGPIVQTEDELIKAIKNSDEQKVSKGFGDQFTSLEDGYATKRVVERMLNKKNQ
- the dltA gene encoding D-alanine--poly(phosphoribitol) ligase subunit DltA, producing MSRNFIINQIDEWAKKDPERVCFKDGESSYSYKQLKRDSDTLANHFINSLEKNEPILIFGGIYYEMVVSFLAAMKAGHPYIPVDSQTPLDRVEMIISVAKPSCIIAWDELSIDTTTKFINRVQAESILRDDKSIELKNVISGDDVMYIIFTSGTTGVPKGVQITFNNLTDHLDWLMNNFGFEEGDKFLAQTSYSFDVSVMITYPCLLNGGVLNPVSKELIGNFNDLFIALKKMDLNIWISTPSFVEICLLDPNFNGDNYPNLKSFILAGEELKHSLAETLVNRFPNAETINAYGPTEATIIVTKMVITPELLAKSERLPIGEIKTGTGMYIVDDEGNKLPDGQVGELIIDGPTISPGYLNNPEKTAEAFFDMDGIPSYHSGDAAYIKDGIVYYQGRIDFQIKLHGYRIELEDVEHNLNKVSYVKTCTVVPKYKEHKVQQLVAYVVANPHDFEKDFKLSKAIKEEMKHHVMDYMIPQKFVYVDALPLTPNGKVDRKKLIAEVNN
- the infC gene encoding translation initiation factor IF-3 → MTIAKDMMVNDGIRARELRLISDSGEQIGVKTKAEALQMAEDANLDLVVVSPNAKPPVARIMDHGKYRFEQQKKQREARKNQKVINVKEVRLSPTIDSNDFNTKLRQARKFLEKGDKVKASIRFRGRAITHKQIGQDVLMRFADEIKDLADIEQKPKMDGRSMFLMLAPKTEK
- the rplT gene encoding 50S ribosomal protein L20, with the protein product MARVKGGSTTRQRRKKTLKLAKGYYGSKHTLFRTAKEQVMKSYSYAYRDRRQKKRDFRKLWIARINAAARMNGLSYSKMMHGLKLAEIDINRKMLADLAVNDAAAFTSLAEEAKKALAK
- the rpmI gene encoding 50S ribosomal protein L35, whose amino-acid sequence is MPKQKTHRGLAKRVKRTGGGGLKRFRAFTSHRFHGKTKKQRRQLRKASMVSKGDYKRIRQQLYALKK
- a CDS encoding teichoic acid D-Ala incorporation-associated protein DltX produces the protein MFEKLREKAFENNRNYWLFFIGQTILYAIIFIVLIYLYKYLQVSGGDFIYNEF